In Equus asinus isolate D_3611 breed Donkey chromosome 13, EquAss-T2T_v2, whole genome shotgun sequence, one DNA window encodes the following:
- the LIG3 gene encoding DNA ligase 3 isoform X1, with protein sequence MTLAFKILFPPVFRALSRREPCLFREHHWPDTRQLSQWSETDLLHGRCLLHRRKPFLSFQEGSLRPCATCFVSLPGSHVGLCSGPCEMAEQRFCVDYAKRGTAGCKKCKEKIVKGVCRIGKVVPNPFSESGGDMKEWYHIKCMFEKLERARATTKKIEDITELEGWEELEDNEKEQISQHIADLSSKAASTPKKKAVVQAKLTATGQVTSPVKGASFVTNTNPRKFSGFSAKPNNSGEAHSRPTPKRSLSSSKCDPKHKDCLLREFRKLCAMVAENPSYNTKTQIIQDFLRKGSAGDGFHGDVYLTVKLLLPGVIKSVYNLNDKQIVKLFSRIFNCNPDDMARDLEQGDVSETIRVFFEQSKSFPPAAKSLLTIQEVDEFLLQLSKLTKEDEQQQALQDIASRCTANDLKCIIRLIKHDLKMNSGAKHVLDALDPNAYEAFKASRNLQDVVERVLRNEQEVEKEPGQRRALSVQASLMTPVQPMLAEACKSIEYAMKKCPNGMFSEIKYDGERVQVHKNGDHFSYFSRSLKPVLPHKVAHFKDYIPQAFPGGHSMILDSEVLLIDNKTGKPLPFGTLGVHKKAAFQDANVCLFVFDCIYFNEVSLMDRPLCERRKFLHDNMVEIPNRIMFSEMKRVTKAADLADMINRVIREGLEGLVLKDVKGTYEPGKRHWLKVKKDYLNEGAMADTADLVVLGAFYGQGSKGGMMSIFLMGCYDPSSQKWCTVTKCSGGHDDATLARLQKELDMVKISKDPSKIPSWLKINKIYYPDFIVPDPKKAAVWEITGAEFSKSEAHTADGISIRFPRCTRIREDKDWKSATNLPQLKELYQLSKEKADFTVVAGDEGSSTTGGSNGENEGTSGPAVSCKAPRASPKQPSTSAKKAGGKLSSPNSKGGSKPTAKPSPVKGGQKLVTESSPMKTGEKRKAPDETPCQTKVLLDIFTGVRLYLPPSTPDFSRLRRYFVAFDGDVVQEFDMASATHVLGSRDKNPEAQQVSPEWIWACIRKRRLVAPC encoded by the exons ATGACTCTGGCTTTCAAGATCCTCTTCCCACCAGTCTTCCGTGCCCTCAGCCGAAGAGAACCGTGCCTGTTCCGAGAACATCACTGGCCTGACACAAGACAGTTAAGCCAGTGGTCAGAAACAGACCTGCTTCATGGGCGCTGCCTCCTCCACAGAAGAAAGCCATTTCTGTCATTCCAGGAAGGCAGTCTAAGACCGTGTGCCACCTGCTTTGTTTCCTTGCCAGGGTCGCATGTGGGACTCTGCAGTGGTCCCTGTGAGATGGCCGAGCAGCGGTTCTGTGTGGACTATGCCAAGCGTGGCACAGCTGGCTGCAAAAAATGCAAGGAAAAGATTGTGAAGGGGGTGTGCCGCATCGGCAAAGTAGTGCCCAATCCCTTCTCGGAGTCTGGGGGTGATATGAAAGAGTGGTACCACATCAAATGCATGTTTGAGAAACTGGAGCGGGCCCGGGCCACCACAAAAAAAATCGAGGACATCACGGAGCTGGAAGGCTGGGAAGAGCTGGAAGATAATGAGAAGGAACAGATAAGCCAGCACATTGCAG ATCTGTCTTCTAAGGCAGCAAGCACACCAAAGAAGAAAGCTGTTGTCCAGGCTAAGCTGACGGCCACTGGCCAGGTGACATCTCCAGTGAAAGGTGCCTCGTTTGTCACCAATACGAATCCCCGGAAATTTTCTGGCTTTTCAG CCAAGCCCAACAACTCTGGGGAAGCCCACTCAAGACCTACCCCTAAGAGAAGTCTGTCCTCAAGCAAGTGTGACCCCAAGCATAAGGACTGTCTGCTGCGTGAGTTTCGGAAGTTGTGTGCCATGGTGGCTGAAAATCCCAGCTACAACACAAAGACCCAGATCATCCAGGACTTCCTTCGGAAAGGCTCGGCAGGAG ATGGTTTCCATGGTGACGTGTACCTAACAGTGAAGCTGCTGCTGCCGGGTGTTATTAAAAGTGTTTACAACTTGAATGATAAGCAGATTGTGAAGCTTTTCAGCCGCATTTTTAACTGCAACCCAGATGACATGGCACGAGACCTAGAGCAG GGTGACGTGTCAGAGACAATCAGAGTCTTCTTTGAGCAGAGCAAGTCTTTCCCCCCAGCTGCCAAGAGCCTCCTTACTATCCAGGAGGTGGACGAATTCCTCCTGCAGCTCTCCAAGCTCACCAAGGAGGATGAGCAGCAACAGGCCCTGCAGGACATCGCCTCCAG GTGTACAGCCAATGACCTTAAGTGCATCATCAGGTTGATCAAACATGATCTGAAGATGAACTCAGGTGCAAAACACGT GTTAGATGCCCTTGACCCCAATGCCTATGAAGCCTTCAAAGCCTCACGCAACCTGCAAGACGTGGTGGAGCGGGTCCTCCGCAACGAgcaggaggtggagaaggagccCGGCCAGAGACGGGCTCTGAGTGTCCAGGCCTCGCTCATGACCCCGGTGCAGCCCATGCTG GCGGAGGCCTGCAAGTCCATCGAGTATGCGATGAAGAAGTGTCCTAATGGCATGTTCTCTGAGATCAAGTACGATGGGGAGCGAGTCCAGGTGCATAAGAACGGGGACCACTTCAGCTACTTCAGCCGCAGTCTCAAGCCTGTCCTGCCTCACAAG GTGGCCCACTTTAAGGACTACATCCCCCAGGCGTTCCCTGGAGGCCACAGCATGATCTTGGACTCTGAGGTGCTCCTGATTGACAACAAGACAGGCAAACCACTGCCCTTTGGGACTCTGGGAGTGCACAAG AAAGCTGCCTTCCAGGATGCTAATGTCTGCCTGTTTGTTTTTGATTGTATTTACTTCAATGAGGTCAGCTTGATGGACAG GCCTCTGTGTGAGCGGCGGAAGTTTCTTCATGATAACATGGTTGAAATTCCCAACCGGATCATGTTCTCAGAAATGAAGCGAGTCACG AAAGCTGCAGACTTGGCCGACATGATAAACCGGGTGATCCGAGAGGGGTTGGAAGGGCTGGTGCTGAAGGACGTGAAG GGTACATATGAGCCTGGAAAGCGGCATTGGCTGAAAGTGAAGAAAGACTATTTGAACGAGGGGGCCATGGCTGACACAGCTGACCTGGTGGTCCTTGGGGCCTTCTATGGGCAAGGGAGCAAAG GTGGCATGATGTCCATCTTCCTCATGGGCTGCTACGACCCAAGCAGCCAGAAGTGGTGCACAGTCACCAAGTGTTCAGGAGGCCATGATGATGCAACGCTTGCCCGCCTGCAGAAGGAACTGGACATGGTGAAGATCAGCAAG gaTCCCAGCAAGATACCCAGCTGGCTGAAAATCAATAAGATCTACTATCCTGACTTCATCGTCCCAGACCCAAAG AAAGCTGCCGTGTGGGAGATCACAGGGGCCGAGTTCTCCAAATCTGAGGCTCACACCGCCGATGGGATCTCCATCCGATTCCCTCGCTGCACCCGAATCCGTGAAGATAAGGACTGGAAATCTGCCACTAACCTCCCCCAGCTCAAG gAACTGTACCAGCTGTCCAAGGAGAAGGCGGACTTCACTGTAGTGGCCGGAGATGAGGGGAGCTCCACCACAGGGGGCAGCAACGGAGAGAATGAGGGCACCTCGGGGCCTGCTGTGTCGTGCAAGGCCCCCAGAGCCTCCCCCAAGCAGCCCTCCACTAGTGCCAAGAAGGCGGGAGGGAAGCTGAGTAGCCCCAACAGCAAAGGCG GCAGCAAGCCCACTGCAAAGCCATCCCCTGTGAAAGGGGGACAGAAGCTGGTCACAGAGTCTTCTCCCATGAAAACGGGGGAGAAGCGGAAGGCTCCTGATGAGACCCCATGCCAAACAAAG GTGCTGCTGGACATCTTCACTGGGGTGCGGCTCTACCTGCCGCCCTCCACACCAGACTTCAGCCGTCTCAGACGCTACTTTGTGGCATTCGATGGGGACGTGGTGCAGGAATTTGACATGGCTTCAGCCACACATGTGCTGGGTAGCAGGGACAAGAACCCTGAGGCCCAGCAGGTCTCCCCAGAGTGGATTTGGGCATGTATCCGGAAACGGAGACTAGTAGCTCCCTGCTAG
- the LIG3 gene encoding DNA ligase 3 isoform X2 gives MTLAFKILFPPVFRALSRREPCLFREHHWPDTRQLSQWSETDLLHGRCLLHRRKPFLSFQEGSLRPCATCFVSLPGSHVGLCSGPCEMAEQRFCVDYAKRGTAGCKKCKEKIVKGVCRIGKVVPNPFSESGGDMKEWYHIKCMFEKLERARATTKKIEDITELEGWEELEDNEKEQISQHIADLSSKAASTPKKKAVVQAKLTATGQVTSPVKGASFVTNTNPRKFSGFSAKPNNSGEAHSRPTPKRSLSSSKCDPKHKDCLLREFRKLCAMVAENPSYNTKTQIIQDFLRKGSAGDGFHGDVYLTVKLLLPGVIKSVYNLNDKQIVKLFSRIFNCNPDDMARDLEQGDVSETIRVFFEQSKSFPPAAKSLLTIQEVDEFLLQLSKLTKEDEQQQALQDIASRCTANDLKCIIRLIKHDLKMNSGAKHVLDALDPNAYEAFKASRNLQDVVERVLRNEQEVEKEPGQRRALSVQASLMTPVQPMLAEACKSIEYAMKKCPNGMFSEIKYDGERVQVHKNGDHFSYFSRSLKPVLPHKVAHFKDYIPQAFPGGHSMILDSEVLLIDNKTGKPLPFGTLGVHKKAAFQDANVCLFVFDCIYFNEVSLMDRPLCERRKFLHDNMVEIPNRIMFSEMKRVTKAADLADMINRVIREGLEGLVLKDVKGTYEPGKRHWLKVKKDYLNEGAMADTADLVVLGAFYGQGSKGGMMSIFLMGCYDPSSQKWCTVTKCSGGHDDATLARLQKELDMVKISKDPSKIPSWLKINKIYYPDFIVPDPKKAAVWEITGAEFSKSEAHTADGISIRFPRCTRIREDKDWKSATNLPQLKELYQLSKEKADFTVVAGDEGSSTTGGSNGENEGTSGPAVSCKAPRASPKQPSTSAKKAGGKLSSPNSKGGSKPTAKPSPVKGGQKLVTESSPMKTGEKRKAPDETPCQTKSMGPGLKGGTQDQGSRPHSPSISR, from the exons ATGACTCTGGCTTTCAAGATCCTCTTCCCACCAGTCTTCCGTGCCCTCAGCCGAAGAGAACCGTGCCTGTTCCGAGAACATCACTGGCCTGACACAAGACAGTTAAGCCAGTGGTCAGAAACAGACCTGCTTCATGGGCGCTGCCTCCTCCACAGAAGAAAGCCATTTCTGTCATTCCAGGAAGGCAGTCTAAGACCGTGTGCCACCTGCTTTGTTTCCTTGCCAGGGTCGCATGTGGGACTCTGCAGTGGTCCCTGTGAGATGGCCGAGCAGCGGTTCTGTGTGGACTATGCCAAGCGTGGCACAGCTGGCTGCAAAAAATGCAAGGAAAAGATTGTGAAGGGGGTGTGCCGCATCGGCAAAGTAGTGCCCAATCCCTTCTCGGAGTCTGGGGGTGATATGAAAGAGTGGTACCACATCAAATGCATGTTTGAGAAACTGGAGCGGGCCCGGGCCACCACAAAAAAAATCGAGGACATCACGGAGCTGGAAGGCTGGGAAGAGCTGGAAGATAATGAGAAGGAACAGATAAGCCAGCACATTGCAG ATCTGTCTTCTAAGGCAGCAAGCACACCAAAGAAGAAAGCTGTTGTCCAGGCTAAGCTGACGGCCACTGGCCAGGTGACATCTCCAGTGAAAGGTGCCTCGTTTGTCACCAATACGAATCCCCGGAAATTTTCTGGCTTTTCAG CCAAGCCCAACAACTCTGGGGAAGCCCACTCAAGACCTACCCCTAAGAGAAGTCTGTCCTCAAGCAAGTGTGACCCCAAGCATAAGGACTGTCTGCTGCGTGAGTTTCGGAAGTTGTGTGCCATGGTGGCTGAAAATCCCAGCTACAACACAAAGACCCAGATCATCCAGGACTTCCTTCGGAAAGGCTCGGCAGGAG ATGGTTTCCATGGTGACGTGTACCTAACAGTGAAGCTGCTGCTGCCGGGTGTTATTAAAAGTGTTTACAACTTGAATGATAAGCAGATTGTGAAGCTTTTCAGCCGCATTTTTAACTGCAACCCAGATGACATGGCACGAGACCTAGAGCAG GGTGACGTGTCAGAGACAATCAGAGTCTTCTTTGAGCAGAGCAAGTCTTTCCCCCCAGCTGCCAAGAGCCTCCTTACTATCCAGGAGGTGGACGAATTCCTCCTGCAGCTCTCCAAGCTCACCAAGGAGGATGAGCAGCAACAGGCCCTGCAGGACATCGCCTCCAG GTGTACAGCCAATGACCTTAAGTGCATCATCAGGTTGATCAAACATGATCTGAAGATGAACTCAGGTGCAAAACACGT GTTAGATGCCCTTGACCCCAATGCCTATGAAGCCTTCAAAGCCTCACGCAACCTGCAAGACGTGGTGGAGCGGGTCCTCCGCAACGAgcaggaggtggagaaggagccCGGCCAGAGACGGGCTCTGAGTGTCCAGGCCTCGCTCATGACCCCGGTGCAGCCCATGCTG GCGGAGGCCTGCAAGTCCATCGAGTATGCGATGAAGAAGTGTCCTAATGGCATGTTCTCTGAGATCAAGTACGATGGGGAGCGAGTCCAGGTGCATAAGAACGGGGACCACTTCAGCTACTTCAGCCGCAGTCTCAAGCCTGTCCTGCCTCACAAG GTGGCCCACTTTAAGGACTACATCCCCCAGGCGTTCCCTGGAGGCCACAGCATGATCTTGGACTCTGAGGTGCTCCTGATTGACAACAAGACAGGCAAACCACTGCCCTTTGGGACTCTGGGAGTGCACAAG AAAGCTGCCTTCCAGGATGCTAATGTCTGCCTGTTTGTTTTTGATTGTATTTACTTCAATGAGGTCAGCTTGATGGACAG GCCTCTGTGTGAGCGGCGGAAGTTTCTTCATGATAACATGGTTGAAATTCCCAACCGGATCATGTTCTCAGAAATGAAGCGAGTCACG AAAGCTGCAGACTTGGCCGACATGATAAACCGGGTGATCCGAGAGGGGTTGGAAGGGCTGGTGCTGAAGGACGTGAAG GGTACATATGAGCCTGGAAAGCGGCATTGGCTGAAAGTGAAGAAAGACTATTTGAACGAGGGGGCCATGGCTGACACAGCTGACCTGGTGGTCCTTGGGGCCTTCTATGGGCAAGGGAGCAAAG GTGGCATGATGTCCATCTTCCTCATGGGCTGCTACGACCCAAGCAGCCAGAAGTGGTGCACAGTCACCAAGTGTTCAGGAGGCCATGATGATGCAACGCTTGCCCGCCTGCAGAAGGAACTGGACATGGTGAAGATCAGCAAG gaTCCCAGCAAGATACCCAGCTGGCTGAAAATCAATAAGATCTACTATCCTGACTTCATCGTCCCAGACCCAAAG AAAGCTGCCGTGTGGGAGATCACAGGGGCCGAGTTCTCCAAATCTGAGGCTCACACCGCCGATGGGATCTCCATCCGATTCCCTCGCTGCACCCGAATCCGTGAAGATAAGGACTGGAAATCTGCCACTAACCTCCCCCAGCTCAAG gAACTGTACCAGCTGTCCAAGGAGAAGGCGGACTTCACTGTAGTGGCCGGAGATGAGGGGAGCTCCACCACAGGGGGCAGCAACGGAGAGAATGAGGGCACCTCGGGGCCTGCTGTGTCGTGCAAGGCCCCCAGAGCCTCCCCCAAGCAGCCCTCCACTAGTGCCAAGAAGGCGGGAGGGAAGCTGAGTAGCCCCAACAGCAAAGGCG GCAGCAAGCCCACTGCAAAGCCATCCCCTGTGAAAGGGGGACAGAAGCTGGTCACAGAGTCTTCTCCCATGAAAACGGGGGAGAAGCGGAAGGCTCCTGATGAGACCCCATGCCAAACAAAG AGTATGGGCCCCGGTTTGAAGGGAGGGACCCAGGATCAG GGATCAAGGCCGCATAGCCCAAGCATCTCCAGATAG
- the LIG3 gene encoding DNA ligase 3 isoform X4 gives MTLAFKILFPPVFRALSRREPCLFREHHWPDTRQLSQWSETDLLHGRCLLHRRKPFLSFQEGSLRPCATCFVSLPGSHVGLCSGPCEMAEQRFCVDYAKRGTAGCKKCKEKIVKGVCRIGKVVPNPFSESGGDMKEWYHIKCMFEKLERARATTKKIEDITELEGWEELEDNEKEQISQHIADLSSKAASTPKKKAVVQAKLTATGQVTSPVKGASFVTNTNPRKFSGFSAKPNNSGEAHSRPTPKRSLSSSKCDPKHKDCLLREFRKLCAMVAENPSYNTKTQIIQDFLRKGSAGDGFHGDVYLTVKLLLPGVIKSVYNLNDKQIVKLFSRIFNCNPDDMARDLEQGDVSETIRVFFEQSKSFPPAAKSLLTIQEVDEFLLQLSKLTKEDEQQQALQDIASRCTANDLKCIIRLIKHDLKMNSGAKHVLDALDPNAYEAFKASRNLQDVVERVLRNEQEVEKEPGQRRALSVQASLMTPVQPMLAEACKSIEYAMKKCPNGMFSEIKYDGERVQVHKNGDHFSYFSRSLKPVLPHKVAHFKDYIPQAFPGGHSMILDSEVLLIDNKTGKPLPFGTLGVHKKAAFQDANVCLFVFDCIYFNEVSLMDRPLCERRKFLHDNMVEIPNRIMFSEMKRVTKAADLADMINRVIREGLEGLVLKDVKGTYEPGKRHWLKVKKDYLNEGAMADTADLVVLGAFYGQGSKGGMMSIFLMGCYDPSSQKWCTVTKCSGGHDDATLARLQKELDMVKISKDPSKIPSWLKINKIYYPDFIVPDPKKAAVWEITGAEFSKSEAHTADGISIRFPRCTRIREDKDWKSATNLPQLKELYQLSKEKADFTVVAGDEGSSTTGGSNGENEGTSGPAVSCKAPRASPKQPSTSAKKAGGKLSSPNSKGGSKPTAKPSPVKGGQKLVTESSPMKTGEKRKAPDETPCQTKGSRPHSPSISR, from the exons ATGACTCTGGCTTTCAAGATCCTCTTCCCACCAGTCTTCCGTGCCCTCAGCCGAAGAGAACCGTGCCTGTTCCGAGAACATCACTGGCCTGACACAAGACAGTTAAGCCAGTGGTCAGAAACAGACCTGCTTCATGGGCGCTGCCTCCTCCACAGAAGAAAGCCATTTCTGTCATTCCAGGAAGGCAGTCTAAGACCGTGTGCCACCTGCTTTGTTTCCTTGCCAGGGTCGCATGTGGGACTCTGCAGTGGTCCCTGTGAGATGGCCGAGCAGCGGTTCTGTGTGGACTATGCCAAGCGTGGCACAGCTGGCTGCAAAAAATGCAAGGAAAAGATTGTGAAGGGGGTGTGCCGCATCGGCAAAGTAGTGCCCAATCCCTTCTCGGAGTCTGGGGGTGATATGAAAGAGTGGTACCACATCAAATGCATGTTTGAGAAACTGGAGCGGGCCCGGGCCACCACAAAAAAAATCGAGGACATCACGGAGCTGGAAGGCTGGGAAGAGCTGGAAGATAATGAGAAGGAACAGATAAGCCAGCACATTGCAG ATCTGTCTTCTAAGGCAGCAAGCACACCAAAGAAGAAAGCTGTTGTCCAGGCTAAGCTGACGGCCACTGGCCAGGTGACATCTCCAGTGAAAGGTGCCTCGTTTGTCACCAATACGAATCCCCGGAAATTTTCTGGCTTTTCAG CCAAGCCCAACAACTCTGGGGAAGCCCACTCAAGACCTACCCCTAAGAGAAGTCTGTCCTCAAGCAAGTGTGACCCCAAGCATAAGGACTGTCTGCTGCGTGAGTTTCGGAAGTTGTGTGCCATGGTGGCTGAAAATCCCAGCTACAACACAAAGACCCAGATCATCCAGGACTTCCTTCGGAAAGGCTCGGCAGGAG ATGGTTTCCATGGTGACGTGTACCTAACAGTGAAGCTGCTGCTGCCGGGTGTTATTAAAAGTGTTTACAACTTGAATGATAAGCAGATTGTGAAGCTTTTCAGCCGCATTTTTAACTGCAACCCAGATGACATGGCACGAGACCTAGAGCAG GGTGACGTGTCAGAGACAATCAGAGTCTTCTTTGAGCAGAGCAAGTCTTTCCCCCCAGCTGCCAAGAGCCTCCTTACTATCCAGGAGGTGGACGAATTCCTCCTGCAGCTCTCCAAGCTCACCAAGGAGGATGAGCAGCAACAGGCCCTGCAGGACATCGCCTCCAG GTGTACAGCCAATGACCTTAAGTGCATCATCAGGTTGATCAAACATGATCTGAAGATGAACTCAGGTGCAAAACACGT GTTAGATGCCCTTGACCCCAATGCCTATGAAGCCTTCAAAGCCTCACGCAACCTGCAAGACGTGGTGGAGCGGGTCCTCCGCAACGAgcaggaggtggagaaggagccCGGCCAGAGACGGGCTCTGAGTGTCCAGGCCTCGCTCATGACCCCGGTGCAGCCCATGCTG GCGGAGGCCTGCAAGTCCATCGAGTATGCGATGAAGAAGTGTCCTAATGGCATGTTCTCTGAGATCAAGTACGATGGGGAGCGAGTCCAGGTGCATAAGAACGGGGACCACTTCAGCTACTTCAGCCGCAGTCTCAAGCCTGTCCTGCCTCACAAG GTGGCCCACTTTAAGGACTACATCCCCCAGGCGTTCCCTGGAGGCCACAGCATGATCTTGGACTCTGAGGTGCTCCTGATTGACAACAAGACAGGCAAACCACTGCCCTTTGGGACTCTGGGAGTGCACAAG AAAGCTGCCTTCCAGGATGCTAATGTCTGCCTGTTTGTTTTTGATTGTATTTACTTCAATGAGGTCAGCTTGATGGACAG GCCTCTGTGTGAGCGGCGGAAGTTTCTTCATGATAACATGGTTGAAATTCCCAACCGGATCATGTTCTCAGAAATGAAGCGAGTCACG AAAGCTGCAGACTTGGCCGACATGATAAACCGGGTGATCCGAGAGGGGTTGGAAGGGCTGGTGCTGAAGGACGTGAAG GGTACATATGAGCCTGGAAAGCGGCATTGGCTGAAAGTGAAGAAAGACTATTTGAACGAGGGGGCCATGGCTGACACAGCTGACCTGGTGGTCCTTGGGGCCTTCTATGGGCAAGGGAGCAAAG GTGGCATGATGTCCATCTTCCTCATGGGCTGCTACGACCCAAGCAGCCAGAAGTGGTGCACAGTCACCAAGTGTTCAGGAGGCCATGATGATGCAACGCTTGCCCGCCTGCAGAAGGAACTGGACATGGTGAAGATCAGCAAG gaTCCCAGCAAGATACCCAGCTGGCTGAAAATCAATAAGATCTACTATCCTGACTTCATCGTCCCAGACCCAAAG AAAGCTGCCGTGTGGGAGATCACAGGGGCCGAGTTCTCCAAATCTGAGGCTCACACCGCCGATGGGATCTCCATCCGATTCCCTCGCTGCACCCGAATCCGTGAAGATAAGGACTGGAAATCTGCCACTAACCTCCCCCAGCTCAAG gAACTGTACCAGCTGTCCAAGGAGAAGGCGGACTTCACTGTAGTGGCCGGAGATGAGGGGAGCTCCACCACAGGGGGCAGCAACGGAGAGAATGAGGGCACCTCGGGGCCTGCTGTGTCGTGCAAGGCCCCCAGAGCCTCCCCCAAGCAGCCCTCCACTAGTGCCAAGAAGGCGGGAGGGAAGCTGAGTAGCCCCAACAGCAAAGGCG GCAGCAAGCCCACTGCAAAGCCATCCCCTGTGAAAGGGGGACAGAAGCTGGTCACAGAGTCTTCTCCCATGAAAACGGGGGAGAAGCGGAAGGCTCCTGATGAGACCCCATGCCAAACAAAG GGATCAAGGCCGCATAGCCCAAGCATCTCCAGATAG